The Amphiura filiformis chromosome 6, Afil_fr2py, whole genome shotgun sequence genome segment GAGATGGTATGCCGACCACACTTGGAGAGAGTCCCTTTGTGTCTGACCCTTCAGGGACACTGTCTTCTAAGGCCGAATGATCAGCATCTGAGATGGACACCCGACCGGTCGATCCAAACGACGTATCACGTGGGTCAAGATCGGAAGACGAATCTCGATCAGCTGTGCCAGTGGTAATGGCAGCTTTGGGAGGAGAGACGGGTGGTGTCACAGGTGGGGTAAGAGGCGGGGACATAGGTGGTGGAGTGTTCGTGAATCTTGGAGGAGGGGTCGAGCTATGGGAGCGTTCACGTAGACGATTGGAATGTACTCCACTTCCGTTGAGAGGACCGCCTTCGATCCCGTTTATATCTCGCTGTCTGCTTGTAGATCGTGGTCTAGTCTTCCTTCGTGACCGACGATCAATTTCGGCAATACAAGCATCCCTGATTGATTGGAATCCAAACAAAGTAGCTGCTTCTAATAATGTTTTTATCCTATCTCGACCAACTGTTATCACTGATGTGTAAGCATAGTCCACTAAGGCACCTACAACGTGCATATCAACACCGCTCATTTTGATGATTTCTTGTCGCGCGGTTGGCCCTGTGTGAGCTAACATATCACAGAAGTATTGACTGCTCGCCGCAAGCACAATGCGGTGACACCTAATTTCACCTTGTGGAAAATTCAGAATCAGATCCACGTGCCGATCATCGTCTTTAAACTCGGCTAGTTTTTGCAACATTGCGCCTGCTCGTGGGGCAGCTCTTGAGTCTGTACTACCCGAACTGTTTGTAGACGTGCTAGAGCGTGCTCCAGGAGAATTTGGACGACGATTATTGCGTCGATATGAACTCAGCGGAGGAGATAGCACCCCACCACCCGATGAACCGGATCCGGCTGGGGATCCTGGTGGAGTTGTAGTGGCACTTGATGGTCGCGTACTACGATATGCACGCCTGTTTAGAGATGATTGGGCGCTATGGACGGGTGATACGGGAGTTGATTTTGAGAGTCGCTCGTGAAGACCTCTACCTGAAGATGTTCGAGATGGAGAACGGCTGTCCATCGTCGAGGCTTGTCTCGGTGCCCGGGACTTCTTGGTACTGGGTCTTCTAGACATACCTCAGGTCTACCTGCATGGACGAACAAGAAGAAAGAACAATTGGTAAGTA includes the following:
- the LOC140155439 gene encoding uncharacterized protein, coding for MSRRPSTKKSRAPRQASTMDSRSPSRTSSGRGLHERLSKSTPVSPVHSAQSSLNRRAYRSTRPSSATTTPPGSPAGSGSSGGGVLSPPLSSYRRNNRRPNSPGARSSTSTNSSGSTDSRAAPRAGAMLQKLAEFKDDDRHVDLILNFPQGEIRCHRIVLAASSQYFCDMLAHTGPTARQEIIKMSGVDMHVVGALVDYAYTSVITVGRDRIKTLLEAATLFGFQSIRDACIAEIDRRSRRKTRPRSTSRQRDINGIEGGPLNGSGVHSNRLRERSHSSTPPPRFTNTPPPMSPPLTPPVTPPVSPPKAAITTGTADRDSSSDLDPRDTSFGSTGRVSISDADHSALEDSVPEGSDTKGLSPSVVGIPSPVSTNRPRLPDADGAAGGDSSGSDSFRSSPGTSVCSIEIKTRFVFHDTKHASRAMRQCNFLRKEGRLIDAVLHTRTKCFPCHRVIIEAASEYLAGLFAAEEVDQEKVMDIHIKKISAEVMQKLMTFMYLGKVLVAEREAEKVMRAAQRFGLAGLADGCRSLLPTEHGNTSRASSTAHSTGLSSTEGLDNVASSPPV